The Halobaculum sp. MBLA0143 genome includes a region encoding these proteins:
- a CDS encoding signal peptidase I — MTRETRETRRGREPDDDEPASAATDRRQTARRIAAIGGTVLLVAAVVPFVVFAVPQLVGANYGFVILSGSMEPALSTGDVVIVDASTAVGVGDVVTYRNGREVPTTHRVVEVVDGAYLTQGDANENPDTRLVSPGDVLGEVTLSIPLIGYVILWANTPVGYVTLVVVPLLLFGGSELYGWMRRGDDADGDADDDTDEPVGDPATDAPDTPPAAVVTPRETGAPTADGGRRRPPEPATDGAVMEAMETTDATVMEAMETASGTAADGDGVTSRTPPAEPASEPASEPATVSVAETDLTLSALAAGGLAAYAGWNVYGQVSVGAAPDAVAVGAATAGLLGCLAAVYVTLDGRRRASAAREAVAAATAAQSAETTGTTETTTATTTDAAVTPVSSPAESEADEEADSEGELDTEKNESDESDESDESDGDGGAP; from the coding sequence GTGACCCGCGAGACGCGCGAGACCCGCAGAGGGCGTGAACCGGACGACGACGAGCCGGCGTCGGCGGCGACGGACCGCCGGCAGACGGCACGGCGGATCGCGGCCATCGGGGGGACGGTCCTGCTCGTCGCGGCGGTGGTGCCGTTCGTCGTGTTCGCAGTGCCGCAGTTGGTCGGGGCGAACTACGGGTTCGTGATCCTCTCGGGGAGTATGGAGCCGGCGCTGTCGACCGGCGACGTGGTGATCGTGGACGCGAGCACGGCCGTCGGCGTCGGCGACGTGGTGACGTACCGCAACGGGCGCGAGGTGCCGACCACCCACCGCGTGGTCGAGGTCGTAGACGGTGCCTACCTGACGCAGGGGGACGCCAACGAGAACCCGGACACCCGGCTCGTCTCGCCGGGGGACGTGCTCGGCGAGGTGACGCTGTCGATCCCGTTGATCGGCTACGTGATCCTCTGGGCGAACACCCCGGTCGGCTACGTCACGCTCGTCGTCGTGCCGTTGCTCCTGTTCGGCGGCTCGGAGCTGTACGGCTGGATGCGCCGCGGTGACGACGCAGACGGCGATGCGGACGACGACACGGACGAGCCCGTCGGCGACCCGGCGACGGACGCTCCCGACACACCCCCGGCGGCCGTCGTGACGCCACGAGAGACTGGGGCTCCGACGGCCGACGGCGGCCGACGCCGACCACCCGAGCCAGCGACAGACGGGGCCGTGATGGAGGCGATGGAGACGACAGACGCGACCGTGATGGAGGCGATGGAGACGGCGAGCGGAACTGCGGCGGACGGCGACGGCGTCACGTCGCGGACGCCGCCGGCCGAGCCGGCGTCGGAGCCGGCGTCGGAGCCGGCGACGGTGTCGGTCGCGGAGACGGATCTCACACTGAGCGCGCTCGCGGCGGGTGGGCTCGCGGCGTACGCTGGCTGGAACGTGTACGGCCAGGTGTCCGTCGGCGCTGCGCCGGACGCGGTCGCGGTCGGTGCGGCGACGGCCGGGCTACTCGGCTGTCTCGCCGCAGTGTACGTCACGCTCGACGGCCGGAGACGGGCGAGTGCCGCCCGGGAGGCCGTCGCAGCCGCGACCGCAGCGCAGTCGGCAGAGACGACAGGGACGACAGAGACGACGACTGCTACGACGACGGACGCTGCTGTGACTCCGGTGTCGTCGCCCGCGGAGTCGGAGGCCGACGAGGAGGCCGACAGCGAGGGCGAACTGGACACCGAGAAGAACGAGTCGGACGAGTCGGACGAGTCGGACGAGTCGGACGGCGACGGGGGGGCACCGTGA
- a CDS encoding iron transporter: protein MDRRAFLRTGAAVGAVGLAGCLGGFETEQVGQPPIPEDRPDGVYVPSHVEGMAMVGTAREGDYAFGLTYSYAHRFWNVVGDETSLTAVGEEDDVHLMASVWDPETGRVLPETGLSTAIYRDGELVTQEAIYPMLSQPMGFHYGANFGLAGDGDYTVELSVGAVPTRKTGSFRGRFDEPVTVELPFSYSRADRDEIDFEITPDDEAATPGAVSRMEMEMLPDSRAPAVGELPGNVRGTVESDDAVLAVTVLDEPPAGVDGDGQYLAVSARTEHNRMLIPAMGLRGRLRRDGDTVFDGRLRRTLDPNLAYHYGAVVDGVESGDELELSVTVQPQTARHEGYETAFGGVSGPMPDATLTL, encoded by the coding sequence ATGGACAGACGTGCCTTCCTCCGGACGGGAGCGGCCGTAGGGGCGGTGGGTCTCGCGGGCTGTCTCGGCGGGTTCGAGACGGAACAGGTCGGCCAGCCGCCGATCCCGGAGGACCGTCCGGACGGGGTGTACGTCCCCAGCCACGTCGAGGGGATGGCGATGGTCGGGACGGCCCGCGAGGGTGACTACGCCTTCGGGCTGACGTACAGCTACGCCCACCGGTTCTGGAACGTCGTCGGCGACGAGACCTCGCTGACGGCGGTCGGCGAGGAGGACGACGTTCACCTGATGGCCAGCGTCTGGGACCCGGAGACGGGGAGAGTTCTGCCGGAGACGGGGCTGTCGACGGCGATCTACCGCGACGGCGAACTCGTCACGCAGGAGGCGATCTACCCGATGCTGTCACAGCCGATGGGGTTCCACTACGGCGCCAACTTCGGGCTGGCGGGCGACGGCGACTACACGGTGGAGCTGAGCGTCGGCGCAGTTCCCACCCGGAAGACCGGGAGCTTCCGCGGACGGTTCGACGAGCCCGTGACGGTCGAACTGCCGTTCTCGTACAGCCGGGCGGACAGAGACGAGATCGACTTCGAGATCACGCCGGACGACGAAGCCGCGACCCCCGGCGCTGTCTCTCGGATGGAGATGGAGATGCTGCCGGACTCCCGAGCGCCGGCGGTCGGCGAACTCCCGGGGAACGTCCGCGGCACAGTCGAGAGCGACGACGCGGTCCTCGCCGTCACCGTCTTGGACGAGCCGCCGGCGGGCGTCGACGGCGACGGCCAGTACCTCGCAGTCTCCGCCCGGACGGAGCACAACCGGATGTTGATCCCGGCGATGGGGCTCCGGGGGCGACTCCGGCGCGACGGCGACACCGTGTTCGACGGCCGACTCCGACGGACGCTCGATCCGAACCTGGCGTACCACTACGGCGCGGTCGTCGACGGCGTCGAGTCCGGCGACGAACTCGAGCTCTCCGTCACGGTCCAGCCACAGACTGCCCGCCACGAGGGGTACGAGACCGCCTTCGGCGGTGTCTCCGGTCCGATGCCGGACGCGACGCTTACGCTGTAG
- a CDS encoding HalOD1 output domain-containing protein, with translation MSDSPEEEVDQSGQPSLLYSRQWHPVERRSFDPEDDADLVTVVIGGVAAAEGVDPTAVATPPLGSVIDVEAVERALFERGGVEAAAMRFVYRGTLVEIRGDGRVTVFQ, from the coding sequence GTGAGCGACAGTCCGGAAGAGGAGGTGGACCAGTCCGGACAGCCGTCCCTGCTGTACAGCCGACAGTGGCACCCGGTCGAACGTCGGTCGTTCGACCCCGAGGACGACGCCGATCTCGTGACGGTCGTGATCGGCGGGGTCGCGGCCGCCGAGGGAGTCGACCCGACGGCGGTGGCGACCCCGCCGCTGGGGTCGGTGATCGACGTGGAGGCAGTGGAACGCGCCCTGTTCGAGAGAGGCGGAGTCGAGGCCGCGGCGATGCGTTTCGTCTACCGCGGGACGCTCGTAGAGATTCGTGGCGACGGCCGGGTGACCGTGTTCCAGTAG
- a CDS encoding DUF2270 domain-containing protein, with product MGLLDEQMGPSSALAHLYRGELHRTKFWRERLDRTTNWAVILIAAILTWTFSAESHPHYVVLVGVAALTVFLIVEARRYRGYDIWRSRVRDLQRNVFAPGLDPDCEPSEGWRERLSAAYASPEPAVTAEEAVAHRLRRMYLPLVFVVLGAWVIRVTAFVAEPWPASAAVGDASGVVVTAVVAGYALVAVVVALRPRTWHGDEELRHDERA from the coding sequence TTGGGACTGTTGGACGAGCAGATGGGACCGAGTTCGGCGCTCGCGCACCTCTACCGCGGCGAGCTCCACCGGACGAAGTTCTGGCGCGAACGGCTGGACCGGACGACCAACTGGGCGGTGATCCTGATCGCCGCGATCCTGACGTGGACGTTCTCGGCGGAGTCACACCCCCACTACGTCGTTCTGGTCGGCGTCGCCGCGCTGACGGTGTTCCTGATCGTCGAGGCGCGCCGCTACCGCGGCTACGACATCTGGCGCTCGCGGGTGCGTGACCTCCAGCGGAACGTGTTCGCACCCGGACTCGACCCCGACTGCGAGCCGTCGGAGGGGTGGCGCGAACGGCTGAGCGCGGCGTACGCCTCTCCGGAGCCGGCAGTGACGGCGGAGGAAGCGGTCGCGCACCGACTCCGACGCATGTACCTCCCGCTCGTGTTCGTCGTGCTCGGTGCGTGGGTGATCCGCGTCACCGCGTTCGTCGCGGAGCCGTGGCCGGCCAGCGCCGCCGTCGGCGACGCGTCCGGAGTGGTGGTGACGGCCGTCGTCGCCGGCTACGCGCTCGTGGCCGTCGTCGTCGCCCTCAGACCCCGGACCTGGCACGGTGACGAGGAACTGCGTCACGACGAGCGAGCGTAG
- a CDS encoding ArsR/SmtB family transcription factor — MSESQERRRVPTTAVRTRLEGSTTLPDERAAAVLSALADDDCRAILAAVRDRYRSVEEIAAATNVPTSTTYRKLDRLSEAGLLHEGSRLPCEGRPPTTYTAAVRDVRVAVATEGPVVRVWRRPE, encoded by the coding sequence GACAGCCGTCAGGACGCGCCTCGAGGGGTCGACGACACTACCGGACGAGCGCGCAGCGGCCGTGCTCTCTGCGCTGGCCGACGACGACTGTCGGGCGATCCTCGCCGCCGTCCGCGACCGCTACCGGTCCGTCGAGGAGATCGCGGCCGCGACGAACGTGCCGACCTCGACGACGTACCGGAAGCTCGACCGACTCTCGGAGGCCGGACTGCTCCACGAGGGGAGTCGACTCCCGTGTGAGGGTCGCCCGCCGACGACGTACACGGCCGCGGTCCGAGACGTCCGCGTGGCCGTCGCCACCGAGGGTCCGGTGGTCAGGGTGTGGAGACGGCCGGAGTGA